A stretch of Pleuronectes platessa chromosome 24, fPlePla1.1, whole genome shotgun sequence DNA encodes these proteins:
- the LOC128431068 gene encoding fibronectin type III domain-containing protein 4 codes for MTGSLQLEPGLLLLLMLLLVVMMACWETPGMVEATVPAAPVNVSVTQLRAHSAMVTWNVPQGDTVIGYSISQQRQDGLMQRSIREVNTSSRWCVLWDLDEDTHYSVQVQSVGPSADSQPSRAVHFRTLERTDHYPVGVLDQHEPAMEGLGMTPHLQTGELLIITTVLLLWAAVIALFCRQYDIIKDNDTSSSKEKNKRPLVRATTTYYPASGGSSPVYHNGAVHSSRLHRASSSISIIRV; via the exons ATGACCGGGTCTCTGCAGCTGGAGcccgggctgctgctgctgctgatgctgctgctggtggtgatgatggCCTGCTGGGAAACACCAGGGATGGTCGAAGCGA CTGTGCCAGCGGCCCCTGTGAATGTGTCGGTGACCCAGCTGAGGGCGCACTCCGCCATGGTGACCTGGAACGTCCCTCAGGGAGACACTGTCATTGGATACTCCATCTCCCAGCAG CGGCAGGACGGCCTGATGCAGCGCTCCATCCGAGAGGTGAACACGTCGAGCCGCTGGTGTGTGTTGTGGGACCTGGACGAGGACACACACTACAGCGTGCAg GTCCAGTCCGTCGGGCCGAGCGCCGACAGCCAGCCGAGCCGCGCCGTCCACTTCAGGACTCTGGAGAGAACCGACCACTATCCAGTCGGAGTCCTGGACCagc ATGAACCGGCGATGGAAGGTCTGGGGATGACTCCTCACCTTCAGACAGGAGAGCTGCTCATCATCACcacggtgctgctgctgtgggcag CCGTCATCGCCCTGTTCTGCCGACagtatgacatcatcaaagacaacgacaccagcagcagcaaggaGAAGAACAAGCGGCCGCTGGTCCGAGCCACCACCACCTACTACCCCGCCTCGGGTGGCAGCTCGCCCGTCTACCACAACGGAGCCGTGCACAGCAGCAGG ctgcacagagcctcctcctccatcagcatCATCAGAGTCTGA